The following coding sequences lie in one Paramisgurnus dabryanus chromosome 16, PD_genome_1.1, whole genome shotgun sequence genomic window:
- the LOC135719804 gene encoding pre-mRNA-splicing factor RBM22-like produces MATSLGSNTYNRQNWEDSDFPILCQTCLGENPYIRMTKEKYGKECKICARPFTVFRWCPGVRMRFKKTEVCQTCSKMKNVCQTCLLDLEYGLPIQVRDTSLSIKDEMPRSDVNKEYYTQNMEREIQNSDDTRPVGMLGKAQKPSDMLLKLARTSPYYKRNRPHICSFWVKGECKRGEECPYRHEKPTDPDDPLADQNIKDRYYGINDPVANKLLNRASAMPHLDVPEDKSITTLYIGGLGEDITDSELRSHFYQFGEIRTITLVQKQQCAFIQFATRQGAEHAAEKSFNKLIINGRRLAVKWGRSQGAKGKDISEGFSEMGTRLDPVPGLPAPLPPPTALENEAPANYFNLDPSGPAVMNLSLPPPPGLPNPPPPGFGHPMFHPMGLPPPPPMSLRPPGHIHYPSQDPHRMGAHSAIRHSD; encoded by the exons ATGGCGACGTCCCTGGGATCAAATACATACAACAGACAGAACTGGGAAGATTCg GACTTCCCTATTCTCTGTCAAACATGTTTAGGTGAAAATCCATATATTCGTATG ACCAAGGAAAAATATGGCAAAGAATGTAAG ATCTGTGCTCGTCCATTCACTGTTTTCCGCTGGTGTCCTGGTGTGCGAATGCGCTTTAAGAAAACTGAAGTCTGTCAGACCTGCAGTAAGATGAAAAATGTCTGTCAGACCTGTCTGCTGGACCTAGAGTACG GTCTTCCTATTCAGGTCAGAGACACAAGTCTGTCCATTAAAGACGAGATGCCAAGATCTGATGTGAACAAGGAGTATTACACACAGAATATGGAGAGAGAG ATCCAAAACTCTGATGACACGAGACCTGTGGGGATGCTGGGTAAAGCTCAGAAACCTAGCGACATGCTGCTCAAACTGGCCCGAACATCACCGTACTACAAACGCAACAGACCTCACATCTGCTCATTCTGGGTAAAGGGAGAATGCAAGAGAGGGGAGGAGTGTCCATACAG GCACGAGAAGCCCACAGATCCTGATGACCCTCTCGCCGATCAAAACATTAAAGATCGCTATTACGGCATCAATGACCCGGTGGCGAATAAACTCCTGAATAGAGCGTCGGCCATGCCACACCTGGATGTGCCCGAGGACAAGTCCATCACTACATTATACATAGGAGGATTGGGAGAAGACATTACTGATTCTGAGCTCAG GAGTCACTTCTATCAGTTCGGGGAAATTCGTACGATCACACTGGTTCAGAAGCAGCAGTGTGCGTTCATTCAGTTCGCCACGCGTCAGGGAGCGGAGCACGCCGCCGAGAAATCCTTCAACAAGCTCATCATTAACGGCCGTAGACTGGCGGTGAAGTGGGGTCGTTCTCAAGGCGCTAAAGGCAAAGACATCAGTGAGGGCTTCAGTGAGATGGGCACCAGACTGGATCCAGTACCTGGTCTGCCAGCAC cTCTACCGCCACCTACAGCTCTGGAGAATGAAGCCCCAGCCAATTACTTTAATCTGGACCCTAGTGGTCCTGCGGTAATGAACCTCAGTCTTCCCCCTCCACCTGGACTCCCAAACCCACCACCACCAG GTTTTGGACATCCCATGTTCCACCCCATGGGTCTTCCTCCACCTCCACCGATGAGTTTAAGACCTCCTGGCCACATTCACTACCCCTCCCAGGATCCTCACCGCATGGGTGCGCACTCTGCCATTCGCCACTCTGATTGA
- the myoz3a gene encoding myozenin-2, whose translation MQSKQRQQQARIFLSTKGGLNLGKKVSVPRDVMLEELNLTNNRGSRMFQERQRRAEKYTLESTAGSPMVIYNDTEQNQNQNSMMINMQGGKENQGHAVTGKHSLITNLKTSVAKKGNPGVLAPGYTGPLREIPREMFNSTAIPKLYCSPWEEALGHNQELSTSFNTQLPPQKLPPVNYRCFNRAAVPFGGPVRSQRVIPVIGFEQPEIQNLPGVTLSMISKRPNFNRAPRGWAAGYSPESNDL comes from the exons ATGCAGAGCAAACAGAGACAGCAGCAGGCGCGGATCTTCCTGAGTACAAAGGGAG GTCTGAACTTGGGAAAGAAGGTCAGCGTTCCAAGGGATGTAATGCTGGAAGAGCTGAATCTTACCAATAACAGAGGATCTAGAATGTTCCAGGAGCGCCAGAGAAGAGCAGAGAAATACACACTGGAGAGCACAGCAGGTTCCCCTATGGTCATATAC AACGATACGGAACAAAATCAAAACCAGAACTCGATGATGATAAACATGCAGGGGGGAAAAGAAAACCAGGGACATGCAGTGACCGGTAAACACAGTCTCATCACCAACCTGAAGACCTCTGTGGCTAAGAAAGGCAACCCCGGCGTCCTAGCACCAG GTTACACCGGGCCCCTACGGGAGATCCCCCGAGAGATGTTTAATTCCACGGCCATCCCAAAATTATATTGTTCCCCCTGGGAAGAAGCCCTCGGACACAACCAGGAGCTTTCGACCTCCTTCAACACCCAGTTACCTCCACAGAAACTACCACCAGTTAACTACAGGTGCTTCAACAG AGCTGCAGTGCCATTTGGAGGTCCTGTACGAAGTCAAAGAGTGATTCCCGTCATTGGGTTCGAACAACCAGAGATTCAAAATCTACCTGGCGTGACCCTGTCCATGATCTCCAAAAGGCCTAACTTTAACAGAGCCCCGCGGGGATGGGCCGCCGGATACTCGCCTGAATCGAATGACCTGTGA